The DNA segment CTCCAACAAAAACGATAATTCATCAGGAGGCCGTAATCAAATCTCCCTCCCCGCCGGGCCGTCATAGCTGAAATTGCGGTTGCCCAGCTGACGCATCGGCTTCTCCCGCGTCATCTCCTCATACGCATGCGCCAGAAGACCCGGTACCCGGGAAATTATGAAAAATCCCTTGCCCAGCCGCCAGTCGAAACCCATATCGGAGATCACGGCCGCAATTGCCCCATCGACATTGATCGGCAGCTGTTTCCCGGTCGATTCCGCCAGCGCCTTTTCCAGCGCCCGGCATAACTCAATATGCCGTCCCGAAAAATTATTCCTTCCCGCTATTTCGAACAGCTTCACCGTCCGCGGATCGACATTATGCAACCGGTGCCCGAACCCCGGCATCCGGATTTTCTTTTCTTTCATCCAGTCCACCATCTGCGATACCAGCGTTTTCACCTCGCCCTCTTTTCCGGCCCAGTTCTGCAGAATCCTGGCGGCATTTTCAATCGCCCCGCCGTGACTGTCGCCGATCACCAGCACTCCCCCGGCAATGGCGGCGTTGAGCGGATTACCGCCCGAAACAACATTGCGCGTCCCCAGCACCGACGGCGGCGAACAACCGTGATCGATTGATGATACCAGAATCGCCCGCATCATTTCCGCCTCGGCTTTGGTGGGGAGTTCTCCCTTGAGTATCAAAAAAACCGCCTCGGCATAAGACAGCTTATCCATTATCTGGGTGATATCATAACCCCTCACCCGGATCTTGCCGGGACCAATATCGGTTATCGCTGATTTCCAATCATTATCAACCATATCTCCTCCGCTTACTTTTTATTTTGACTGCTGTCAGTCGAGGTGGAATCAAGCTGGATTGTCCGCACATTCATCCCCTCGTAGTCGATCTTCACGAATTCTTTCCACTTTTCTTCGAATTCCTGAATACTCATTCCGAATAATTCTTCTATTGATTTATCGAACGAGGCTGTTGACTGCCAAAGCATTTTGAATCGGTTGACCCCGAAATTGAAGGTTATCGTGCCCACAAATGAGGCCGCTTCCCATTCGCGGTGATATTTGTCCTGACGGGCAAAGGCTTCGTTGTCGATCAGCGAATCCAGCGGAATATAACGCCCCATCTCGATCAGACCGGCCACATTGTGATGGTAATTCCTCCCGGAATAATCGCGCAGGGTTATCAGACCATCATAGAGGAAATTCCAGTCGGTCCGCCGGATACCCATATGACCCACCAGATACCGGGCCAGCGGTGTCCCGAAGGGCGGCACCCGGTCCCAGTGAATCTGGTTCTCGGTATGAAAAGGAAGCTCCCGTCCGGTCAGCTTTTTCCCTTCGACACCGTTGTTATGAATATAAAAATGAATGGTGTCTTTGGGTATATCGATTCCCAGGAATTCGCAATCCTCTTCCAGATAGCGCTCATAGGCATTCGAAAACGACTCCATATTTTTCCCCCAGTAGCTGTCCGCGGGAAAATGAAAGACGAAATGTTTATAGCTGTATTTCTGCCATCCGGGATACTCCGGAAGCGACTCCCGGGCACCCTTGGAACAGAAAACCCCGCCCAGAACGACCGCGGCCAGAACCGCCAATATGACAACCTTCATCATCGAATCCGATTTCCGCGTCAACACTTTTAATCTCCTCAATAAATTACGCCATGACCATATAAACCGATCTCTCCGGGAAATCAAATATAGAATCGGTCGGCGATATTGTCAAACGGATAAAAAAACAGACGGCCGGCGGCAATTCAAACCAACCGGCCGTTTTGGGGTTTATTTTAAATGTCTATCACCTAAATTCTCTCATAAACAAGAGCCTTGGTGGGACAAAAATGGGCGCATACCGGGTTGCCCCCGCACAGATCGCACTTGATCACTTCGTCATGAACATCATCCACCAGCGAGCACCCGAACGGGCAGGCCGCCACACAGGCATAACATTTGACACACCGCTCCCGGTCCAGATCGATAGCCCCCGTCTCCTCGTTACGCTTCAGGGCGTTGAACATGCACGATTTAACACAGGCGGCATCATCGCACTGCAAACAGGCGACCGGAACGAACTTATCCTTGGCGTAGGAAATCGGGTAAATCCGGCTCCGGCCCGGTTTCTGATTCTGCGTATGACTGAAAGCGCAGGCCAGTTCACAGGTGCGGCAGCCGATACACAGCGACGGGATTACTTTGAATCTGAATTTCATCATAGCGCCGCCTCCGCCGCCTTCGCGATAATATCACCCATCTTCCGCGCCGTTTCCATCCGTTTGCAGTCGTCACAGGTATCGAAATACTCGCTCGGTATTTCTCTCTGCTCGATCAGGAAATCGGCGAACTCCCGGCTGATAATCTCCTTGCCGCACTTTTTGCAGGTCACCAGATCGAATTTTCTATTCCAGATGGTGCGGACGCCGTCCTCGTCCCGCCACGGGATCACATCGGTCGGGCAAATCTGGGCACAGGCCAGACAGCCGATACAATCCGGCGGTTCCTCCCCGAAAGGAGGCGCAATGACCTTTTTATGACCCCGTTGAACCGCCGATATGGCATTTCTTCCCAGCACCTCGCAAATACGGGTGCAGGCGTAACACATTATGCAGTTGTCGGCTTCCGGTCGCGCCTCATAGCTTGATTTACTCAGGCCGTATTCCTCGGCCAGTTTTTGAATATACTCCGAGTCGGGACAGCGGGCCAGCTGTAAATCGAGGATGGTTTTCCGGATTTCCAGCAACTCCGCTGTATGCGTCCTGACAATCAATCCGTCTTCGACCGGGTAGAGACACGAAGTGACGTATTTCTTCCAGCCGTCCCATTCCTCGCGCGTGATTTCCACCGTGCAAAGACGGCAATTACCGGTCGGCTCGATCGCTTCATGATGGCACAGTGCCGGGATATCGATTCCCTCGCGCTTAATGACCGCCAGAAGCATCTCCCCTTCCCGCGCCTTGACGACTTTTCCATTTATTGTGATATGTACCATATTCCACCCATCATACTATGTCTATGGCATCGAAATTACAAACCGCGTAACATGACCCGCATTTGGTGCAAAGCTCCTGATCCAGGACATGCAGCTTTTTCTTCTCGCCCGTAATGGCGTTGACCGGACAGACTCTTATACAGGCCATGCATCCGGTGCACTTATCGTTGATCGAATAAGTAATCAGTTCCTTGCATACTCCTCCGGGGCATTTCCTGTCCCGGATATGGGCCAAGTATTCATCGCGAAAATACATGACGGTACTTAAAAACGGATTGGGGCCGGATGTGCCCAGCCCGCATAGCGAGGCCGTTTGAATAACCTTCGATAGTCGTTCCATCAATGCCAGGTCGTCTTCATCGGCCTTACCCTCGCATATCTTCACACATAGTTTATGAAGCTGATATAACCCCTCCCGGCAGGGAACGCACTTGCCGCATGATTCCTCGACCAAAAAATTCAGAAAATATCGGGCTACATCGACCATACAGGTACGGTCGTCCATGATAATCATCCCGCCCGAACCCATCATCGATCCGGCCTCCGTCAAGGTGTCGAAATCCACCGGCAAATCTAATTTTGCCTCGGGCAGACAGCCCCCCGAAGGACCGCCGGTCTGGACCGCCTTGAATTTCCGCCCTTCGGGAATCCCGCCACCGATATCGTAGATTATTTCCCTTAAGGTGATCCCCATCGGGACTTCAATCAACCCGGTATTGGTGATTTTTCCGGCCAGCGAAAAGGCTTTGGTCCCGGTCGATTTTTTGGTTCCGATCGAGGCAAACCAGTCGGCTCCTTTGTCGATAATAACCGGGATGGTGGCAAACGATTCCACATTGTTCAACACCGTCGGTTTATCATGCAAACCCTTGGCTACCGAACGCACATACTTGGCCCGCGGTTCACCCACTTCACCGGCTACTGATTTCATAAGGGCCGATGATTCGCCGCAGACAAAAGCGCCGCCGCCACGGTTTATTTTTATGTCGAAATCGAACCCGCTACCCATAATGTCTTTTCCCAGAAGTCCATGCTGTCGGGCGGCATCAATGGCATTACGAAGATTTACGACCGCCAGCGGGTATTCTTCCCGAACATAGATATATCCTTCCGGGGAGTCGATCGCAAAAGCACAGATTATCATCCCCTCCAGAACCGAATGGGGATCTCCCTCCATAATACAGCGATCCATGAATGCCCCCGGATCACCTTCATCGCCGTTGCAGATAACGTAGCGGATATCGGATTCGATTTTGGCGCATGAAGCCCATTTGCGCCCGGTGGAGAAACCTCCGCCCCCGCGTCCGCGCAAACCCGACCGGGAAACCTCGTCGATTACTTTGGCCGGTTTCATACTTTTCAGGACTTTCGCCAGAGCCGCATAGCCACCCCGGGCGATATAATCGCTGATGGAATCGGGATCGATTTGCCCCACATTGCGAAGTGATAATTTCATCTGCCGGGCATAAAAAGGTATCTCTTTATAATCAACGATCTTCTTCTTGCTTTCGGGATCGGTATAGAGAAGCTTCTCGACAAGCTCTCCTTTTTCAAGTGTCTTTTCCACGATCTCGGCCACATTGGCCTTCTTGACCTTGGAATAAAAGATGCCCTCCGGCTCAATTACCACCAGCGGGCCCCGGGCGCACAAGCCGTGACATCCGGTCTTCTTGATCGATTCCACCGTCACATCTTTAATTTTTTTCTGGGCCAGAATATTTTTGAATTCTTCCAGAATCTGATCGGAACCGCCGGCCAGACAACCCGGCCCCAAACAAACCAAAACTCTCTTTTTCTGGGCCTCGATTCTTTTCTGACATTCCTTCTGCCACTGGCCGAGCTTTTCTGTGCTGTCGATACGCATTTCAGTCCTTTTTCACCAATTTCAGGGCCTTGTCGACGCGGACATTGCCGTGATACTTGTCATTGACTATCATTACCGGCGCCATGGCACAGGCTCCGACACAGTTGACGATTTCGATGGTAAATTTTAAATCCTCGGATGTTTCGCCTGCCTTGATTCCCAGTCCGGTTTCCAGCTGCTCGAGAATCAGATCGGCCCCTTTGATATGACACGCCGTTCCCTTGCAAACCCGAACGATTTTCTCTCCCCGCGGCTTCAGGCTAAAGGCTTTATAAAAGGTTGCCGCGCTGTAAACCTTGCTCAGCGGGACACCCATATAATCCGCGGCCTCCTTCAGCGCCATTTGAGGTAAATAATGAAATTCCTTTTGTATGTCCTGCAGAACGGCAATCAGGGATGCTTTGTCAGCTGGATTCTGCCCGATAACTTCCCTGACCTTTTCTATTTCTATCATCCTCATAAATTACCTCTTCACTCCCGCTTCGCGGACAAGCTTCCGGCCGACCTCGAAGGCCCGGTGATTCACTTCCAGAAGCTCCTGTTTGCGAGCACCCAGCTTTGCATCGAGCATTTTTTCCAGAATCTTAAACGAGACAATATCGGTTGCTTCCACATAGGCCGCCAGCATAACCATATTGGCCACCTTCGGACTTCCCGCCTTAATTGCCAGTTCATTGCATGGAACCATAATTTCGGTAACATCGTCTCGACCGGAATTGATATCAATAAGCGAGCTGTTTATCAGGAGCAAACCGTCTTTACGGATCAACTGACCGAATTTGTCAAGCGACGGCCGGTTGAACACGCAGGCCGACATGGGATTGTTGATGATCGGAGAACCGATCCGGCTGTCGGATACCACTACCGTACAATTGGCCGTACCGCCCCGCATTTCAGGACCGTACGACGGTATCCAGACCACCTGCTTGCCTTCCTCCATGGCGGTGTAGGCCAGAAGCTGGCCGGCCGTCATAACCCCCTGGCCGCCGAATCCGGCGAAGACGACTTCCTTTTGATCGGCCATCCTAAGCCTCCTCCCTTTCCGGATCCTTGTATATGCCCAGCGGATAGTACGGCTTCATATCCGAGGCCACCCACTGCGTTGCCGCAAAAGGAGCAATTCCCCAGTTGGTCGGGCAGGTCGAAAGGACTTCCACCAGCGAAAAACATTTATTTTCCTTCTGCAACCGAAAGGCCTTTTTGATGACTTTTTTGGCGCTGACAATATGCATCGGGGTATGGACTGCCGCCCGGGCTATAAAGGCCGGGGTTCTCAGAGTTGAAAGTAGTTCGGCCATCCTGATCGGGTACCCCGCCAGATTGACATCGCGACCCATCGGCGAGGTGGTTGTCCGCTGCCCCGGCATGGTGGTCGGGGCCATCTGCCCCCC comes from the Candidatus Zixiibacteriota bacterium genome and includes:
- a CDS encoding citryl-CoA lyase; this encodes MVDNDWKSAITDIGPGKIRVRGYDITQIMDKLSYAEAVFLILKGELPTKAEAEMMRAILVSSIDHGCSPPSVLGTRNVVSGGNPLNAAIAGGVLVIGDSHGGAIENAARILQNWAGKEGEVKTLVSQMVDWMKEKKIRMPGFGHRLHNVDPRTVKLFEIAGRNNFSGRHIELCRALEKALAESTGKQLPINVDGAIAAVISDMGFDWRLGKGFFIISRVPGLLAHAYEEMTREKPMRQLGNRNFSYDGPAGREI
- a CDS encoding 2-oxoacid:acceptor oxidoreductase family protein, which produces MADQKEVVFAGFGGQGVMTAGQLLAYTAMEEGKQVVWIPSYGPEMRGGTANCTVVVSDSRIGSPIINNPMSACVFNRPSLDKFGQLIRKDGLLLINSSLIDINSGRDDVTEIMVPCNELAIKAGSPKVANMVMLAAYVEATDIVSFKILEKMLDAKLGARKQELLEVNHRAFEVGRKLVREAGVKR
- a CDS encoding (2Fe-2S)-binding protein, coding for MVHITINGKVVKAREGEMLLAVIKREGIDIPALCHHEAIEPTGNCRLCTVEITREEWDGWKKYVTSCLYPVEDGLIVRTHTAELLEIRKTILDLQLARCPDSEYIQKLAEEYGLSKSSYEARPEADNCIMCYACTRICEVLGRNAISAVQRGHKKVIAPPFGEEPPDCIGCLACAQICPTDVIPWRDEDGVRTIWNRKFDLVTCKKCGKEIISREFADFLIEQREIPSEYFDTCDDCKRMETARKMGDIIAKAAEAAL
- a CDS encoding 4Fe-4S binding protein, with protein sequence MRIDSTEKLGQWQKECQKRIEAQKKRVLVCLGPGCLAGGSDQILEEFKNILAQKKIKDVTVESIKKTGCHGLCARGPLVVIEPEGIFYSKVKKANVAEIVEKTLEKGELVEKLLYTDPESKKKIVDYKEIPFYARQMKLSLRNVGQIDPDSISDYIARGGYAALAKVLKSMKPAKVIDEVSRSGLRGRGGGGFSTGRKWASCAKIESDIRYVICNGDEGDPGAFMDRCIMEGDPHSVLEGMIICAFAIDSPEGYIYVREEYPLAVVNLRNAIDAARQHGLLGKDIMGSGFDFDIKINRGGGAFVCGESSALMKSVAGEVGEPRAKYVRSVAKGLHDKPTVLNNVESFATIPVIIDKGADWFASIGTKKSTGTKAFSLAGKITNTGLIEVPMGITLREIIYDIGGGIPEGRKFKAVQTGGPSGGCLPEAKLDLPVDFDTLTEAGSMMGSGGMIIMDDRTCMVDVARYFLNFLVEESCGKCVPCREGLYQLHKLCVKICEGKADEDDLALMERLSKVIQTASLCGLGTSGPNPFLSTVMYFRDEYLAHIRDRKCPGGVCKELITYSINDKCTGCMACIRVCPVNAITGEKKKLHVLDQELCTKCGSCYAVCNFDAIDIV
- a CDS encoding NAD(P)H-dependent oxidoreductase subunit E, whose amino-acid sequence is MRMIEIEKVREVIGQNPADKASLIAVLQDIQKEFHYLPQMALKEAADYMGVPLSKVYSAATFYKAFSLKPRGEKIVRVCKGTACHIKGADLILEQLETGLGIKAGETSEDLKFTIEIVNCVGACAMAPVMIVNDKYHGNVRVDKALKLVKKD
- a CDS encoding 4Fe-4S dicluster domain-containing protein, yielding MMKFRFKVIPSLCIGCRTCELACAFSHTQNQKPGRSRIYPISYAKDKFVPVACLQCDDAACVKSCMFNALKRNEETGAIDLDRERCVKCYACVAACPFGCSLVDDVHDEVIKCDLCGGNPVCAHFCPTKALVYERI